The following coding sequences lie in one Thermoanaerobaculia bacterium genomic window:
- the recQ gene encoding DNA helicase RecQ yields the protein MSEAARSVLLRLFGYPEFRGEQEAIVDTLLEGRNAVVLLPTGGGKSLCYQIPAILRPGTGIVVSPLIALMQDQVAALAELGIAAEFLNSSLDGRDQARVERRFLAGDLDLLYVAPERLLTERFLDLLGRVRLALFAIDEAHCVAQWGHDFRPEYLGLATLAARFPGVPRIALTATADAPTRREIVERLELRDARLFIASFDRPNLRYRVVDKDDGGRRQLLAFLADEHSGDAGIVYRISRAKVEATAALLAEKGVKAFAYHAGLDADVRRRVLARFQEEEGVVVVATVAFGMGIDKPDVRFVAHMDSPKSLEAYHQETGRAGRDGLPADAWMAYGLADVVQLRAMIERGEAPPERKSVERRKLDALLAYCETTACRRSVLLRYFGEEAPRSCGNCDTCLEPISTWDATIAAQKALSAVARTGQRFGAQHLVDILVGEKTEKVERFRHDQLPTFGVGTELDVRRWRGVFRQLVARGFLVTDAEGHNTLALTERAAPVLRGAEKVEFRFEQEPAKKGRKLRAAKGRAPAAGIAGGSAESALFERLRALRLELAKAAGVPPYVVFHDSTLREMALLRPTTAAQLAQLPGIGEKKLERYGGRFLALLGGAPHED from the coding sequence TTGAGCGAGGCGGCGCGGAGCGTTCTCCTGCGGCTCTTCGGCTATCCGGAGTTCCGCGGTGAGCAGGAGGCGATCGTCGACACCCTGCTCGAGGGCAGGAACGCCGTCGTCCTCCTGCCGACCGGCGGCGGCAAGTCGCTCTGTTACCAGATTCCGGCGATTCTGCGCCCCGGCACCGGCATCGTCGTCTCACCGCTCATCGCGCTGATGCAGGACCAGGTCGCGGCGCTCGCCGAGCTCGGCATCGCGGCCGAGTTCCTGAACTCGAGCCTCGACGGACGCGACCAGGCGCGCGTCGAGCGCCGCTTCCTGGCCGGCGATCTCGACCTGCTCTACGTGGCACCCGAGCGGCTCCTGACCGAGCGCTTCCTCGACCTCCTCGGCCGGGTCCGGCTGGCGCTCTTCGCGATCGACGAGGCGCACTGCGTGGCGCAGTGGGGGCACGACTTCCGCCCCGAGTACCTGGGTCTCGCGACCCTGGCCGCCCGCTTCCCCGGCGTGCCGCGGATCGCCCTCACCGCCACCGCCGACGCCCCGACGCGGCGAGAGATCGTCGAGCGACTCGAGCTGCGGGACGCGCGGCTGTTCATCGCCAGCTTCGACCGCCCGAATCTGCGCTACCGCGTGGTCGACAAGGACGACGGCGGCCGCCGGCAGCTTCTCGCCTTCCTCGCCGACGAGCATTCCGGCGACGCCGGCATCGTCTACCGGATCTCGCGCGCCAAGGTGGAGGCGACCGCGGCGCTCCTCGCCGAGAAGGGGGTGAAGGCGTTCGCCTACCATGCCGGGCTCGACGCCGACGTACGCCGGCGGGTGCTCGCGCGCTTCCAGGAAGAAGAGGGGGTCGTCGTCGTCGCGACCGTCGCCTTCGGCATGGGGATCGACAAGCCGGACGTCCGCTTCGTCGCCCACATGGACTCGCCGAAGAGTCTCGAGGCCTACCATCAGGAGACCGGCCGCGCCGGGCGCGACGGCCTCCCCGCCGACGCCTGGATGGCCTACGGCCTTGCCGACGTCGTGCAGCTGCGGGCCATGATCGAGCGCGGCGAGGCGCCGCCGGAGAGGAAGTCCGTCGAGCGCCGCAAGCTCGACGCGCTCCTCGCCTACTGCGAAACGACCGCTTGCCGCCGTTCGGTCCTGCTGCGCTACTTCGGCGAAGAGGCTCCCCGAAGCTGCGGCAACTGCGACACCTGCCTCGAGCCGATCTCCACCTGGGACGCCACGATCGCGGCGCAGAAGGCCCTCTCCGCCGTCGCCCGCACCGGCCAGCGCTTTGGCGCGCAGCACCTGGTCGACATCCTCGTCGGCGAGAAGACGGAGAAGGTCGAACGCTTTCGCCACGACCAGCTGCCGACCTTCGGCGTCGGTACCGAGCTCGACGTCCGGCGCTGGCGCGGCGTCTTCCGGCAGCTGGTGGCGCGGGGCTTCCTGGTCACCGACGCCGAGGGACACAACACCCTTGCCCTCACCGAGCGTGCCGCGCCGGTGCTCCGCGGCGCCGAGAAGGTCGAGTTCCGGTTCGAGCAGGAACCGGCGAAGAAGGGCAGGAAGCTGCGCGCGGCGAAGGGCCGCGCCCCTGCCGCCGGAATCGCCGGCGGCAGCGCGGAGAGCGCGCTCTTCGAGCGCCTGCGCGCCCTGCGGTTGGAGCTCGCCAAGGCCGCCGGCGTCCCGCCCTACGTCGTCTTCCACGACTCGACGCTGCGCGAGATGGCGCTGCTGCGGCCCACCACGGCCGCGCAGCTTGCGCAGCTTCCCGGTATCGGAGAGAAGAAACTCGAGCGCTATGGCGGCCGCTTCCTCGCGCTCTTAGGTGGCGCGCCACACGAAGACTGA
- a CDS encoding glycosyltransferase family 9 protein: MVPVSSSPTTPEAPRGDSGSALAAGVGAGERLLLVRLSAIGDIVHTLPVAAALAAAGFEVVWAVQPAGRPLVAGNPAVAACVTIPARSPFVPGAISRAVAELRAARIDIALDLQGLWKSSFWARVSGARRRIGFGGSARREPLSSLMLTERHALPPGVTHVIDKNLALLAALGLSAVGRREFPLPPFEREASRVDRELAALAVERPILFHPGGGWSSKLWPAEQYGELARRLARRRIPTLVCWGPGEEALAHRVVTASGGAAIASFPASLLEFAALARRARAIVAADTGPLHLACAVGTPAVALFGPTDPARNGPWNPADIVLARRPACFPCHRRECATHRGILHEIPVAEVEQALLARIGLADAG, from the coding sequence ATGGTCCCGGTCTCTTCCAGTCCGACAACCCCCGAGGCTCCCCGCGGCGATTCCGGCTCCGCGCTCGCAGCGGGCGTCGGCGCAGGCGAGCGGCTCCTGCTCGTGCGCCTGTCGGCGATCGGCGACATCGTGCACACCTTGCCGGTCGCGGCAGCGCTCGCGGCGGCCGGGTTCGAGGTCGTCTGGGCCGTGCAGCCCGCCGGGCGCCCGCTCGTCGCCGGAAATCCGGCGGTCGCCGCCTGCGTGACGATTCCTGCCCGCAGCCCCTTCGTTCCGGGAGCCATCTCTCGGGCCGTGGCCGAGCTCCGCGCGGCGCGCATCGACATCGCGCTCGACCTCCAGGGACTCTGGAAGTCGAGCTTCTGGGCACGCGTCAGCGGGGCCCGGCGCCGGATCGGTTTCGGCGGTAGCGCACGCCGCGAACCGCTCTCGTCGCTGATGCTCACCGAGCGCCATGCGCTGCCGCCCGGAGTCACGCACGTCATCGACAAGAACCTCGCGTTGCTCGCCGCCCTGGGTCTTTCCGCCGTCGGGCGGCGCGAGTTTCCTCTGCCGCCTTTCGAACGCGAGGCCTCGCGGGTCGATCGCGAGCTCGCGGCGCTCGCGGTCGAGCGCCCGATCCTCTTCCATCCAGGGGGCGGCTGGAGCTCCAAGCTCTGGCCGGCCGAACAGTATGGCGAGCTCGCCCGGCGCCTCGCCCGGCGCCGCATTCCGACCCTCGTCTGCTGGGGACCCGGCGAGGAGGCGCTCGCGCATCGCGTCGTCACCGCCTCCGGGGGCGCGGCGATCGCGAGCTTCCCGGCTTCGCTGCTCGAGTTCGCGGCGCTCGCCCGGCGGGCGCGCGCCATCGTCGCCGCCGACACCGGCCCGCTCCACCTCGCCTGCGCAGTGGGAACGCCCGCCGTGGCGCTCTTCGGTCCGACCGATCCGGCGAGAAACGGCCCGTGGAATCCGGCCGACATCGTGCTCGCGCGGCGCCCGGCCTGCTTCCCCTGCCATCGCCGCGAATGCGCGACGCATCGCGGCATCCTGCACGAGATTCCGGTCGCCGAGGTCGAGCAGGCGCTGCTCGCCCGGATCGGCCTGGCGGACGCCGGATGA
- a CDS encoding histidine kinase: MIERPVRLVAYLGVAAMFGGLLALLVQAIAPGSLRGALALCLPLALVYAFQCLSVWYPVRQLPANRAGAPRLVLLLVVASFASAAIWTVVGHLWARLLAESAGFAGLPARFAAALPLFFVVGVFLFALATLVHFLFVVVERSREAERRGLEREVHAREAELKSLKAQLDPHFLFNSLNSVSALIGSDPPAARRMCYLMAGFFRKSLGLGQRQSIPLAEEIYLAETYLAIEEVRFGARLRTRFHVAEETLTLAVPPLVLQPLIENAVHHGIAHLVEGGEVTILAARRGEFLELAVENPCDPERPASRGAGVGLGNVRARIEALFGHRARVDVEAPAESYRVRLLLPAEPAS, translated from the coding sequence ATGATCGAACGCCCCGTCCGCCTCGTCGCCTACCTGGGCGTCGCCGCGATGTTCGGGGGGCTCCTCGCCTTGCTCGTGCAGGCGATCGCGCCGGGGAGCCTGCGCGGTGCCCTGGCGCTCTGTCTGCCGCTGGCGCTGGTCTACGCCTTCCAATGCCTCTCGGTCTGGTATCCGGTACGCCAGCTGCCGGCGAACCGCGCCGGTGCGCCGCGTCTCGTCCTCCTGCTGGTCGTCGCGTCGTTCGCTTCGGCGGCCATCTGGACGGTCGTCGGACATCTCTGGGCGCGCCTGCTCGCCGAATCGGCCGGCTTCGCCGGGCTCCCGGCGCGCTTCGCGGCCGCGCTGCCGCTCTTCTTCGTCGTCGGTGTTTTCCTCTTCGCGCTCGCGACGCTGGTGCACTTCCTCTTCGTCGTCGTCGAGCGCTCGCGCGAAGCCGAGCGCCGGGGGCTCGAGCGCGAGGTGCACGCCCGCGAGGCCGAGCTCAAGTCGCTCAAGGCGCAGCTCGATCCGCACTTCCTCTTCAACAGCCTGAACTCGGTCTCGGCGCTCATCGGCTCGGACCCGCCGGCGGCCCGGCGCATGTGCTATCTGATGGCCGGCTTCTTCCGCAAGAGCCTCGGGCTCGGGCAGCGGCAGAGCATTCCCCTGGCGGAGGAGATCTACCTCGCCGAGACCTACCTCGCGATCGAAGAGGTGCGCTTCGGTGCGCGGCTGCGCACCCGCTTCCACGTCGCGGAGGAGACGCTCACGCTGGCCGTGCCGCCGCTCGTGCTGCAGCCGTTGATCGAGAATGCGGTGCATCACGGCATCGCGCACCTGGTCGAGGGAGGCGAGGTGACGATCCTCGCCGCGCGGCGCGGCGAGTTTCTGGAGCTTGCGGTCGAGAATCCTTGCGATCCCGAGCGCCCGGCTTCGCGCGGCGCCGGCGTCGGCCTCGGCAACGTCCGGGCGCGCATCGAGGCGCTCTTCGGGCATCGTGCGCGGGTCGACGTCGAAGCGCCGGCGGAGAGCTATCGTGTCCGCCTCCTCCTGCCCGCGGAACCTGCGTCCTGA
- a CDS encoding response regulator transcription factor: MRALIVDDEELARAVLRELLAAHPEVEVVGEAGNGFAAVKLAEELAPDLLFLDIQMPKLSGFEVMELLGDKVAVIFVTAYDEFALKAFDVHAVDYLLKPVEPARLGEAIARAARRLDLEQERPSATAVAAAARPPGRPLERVLIREEGRVHVLPLAKIDFIEAQDDYLSFAVGGRRLQKQQTMGELEAQLDAGRFVRVHRSYLLNVERLARLELYAKDSWIAILADGTRIPVSRTGHARLKELLG; this comes from the coding sequence ATGCGCGCCCTGATCGTCGATGACGAGGAGCTGGCCCGGGCGGTCCTGCGCGAGCTCCTTGCCGCCCACCCGGAGGTGGAGGTCGTGGGCGAGGCCGGAAACGGCTTCGCCGCCGTCAAGCTCGCCGAGGAGCTCGCGCCCGACCTGCTCTTCCTCGACATCCAGATGCCGAAGCTCTCCGGTTTCGAGGTGATGGAGCTCCTGGGAGACAAGGTCGCCGTGATCTTCGTCACCGCCTACGACGAGTTCGCGCTCAAGGCGTTCGACGTCCATGCGGTCGACTACCTGCTGAAGCCGGTCGAACCGGCCCGCCTCGGCGAGGCGATCGCGCGTGCGGCGAGGCGCCTCGACCTCGAGCAGGAGCGTCCTTCTGCCACAGCGGTCGCCGCCGCGGCGCGGCCGCCCGGCCGGCCGCTCGAGCGCGTGCTGATTCGCGAAGAGGGTCGGGTGCACGTCCTGCCGCTCGCCAAGATCGACTTCATCGAGGCCCAGGACGACTACCTGTCGTTCGCCGTCGGCGGCAGACGGCTGCAGAAGCAGCAGACCATGGGGGAGCTCGAAGCGCAGCTCGACGCCGGTCGTTTCGTGCGCGTCCATCGCTCCTACCTCCTGAACGTCGAGCGCCTCGCGCGGCTCGAGCTCTACGCCAAGGACAGCTGGATCGCGATCCTCGCCGACGGCACCCGCATTCCGGTCTCGCGCACCGGGCATGCGCGGCTCAAAGAGCTCCTGGGATGA
- a CDS encoding ABC transporter ATP-binding protein → MRGSKSSWDEGGGVGVLIEIEQLVKEYDGQRALAGVDLAIAAGGTVGLLGPNGAGKTTLVEILEGLREPTSGRATVFGLDPRRDARALRLKIGVQLQATALPQELRISEVLRLYAALYPSTLAPAVVLEQVELMGKERALVRTLSGGERQRLALALALLHDPELLILDEPTAALDPVARRGVHAIVERLAAAGKTVLLTTHYIEEAEKLCKRVILLRRGTVVADGSPFELIGRAAGLSTLWIEIEGPFDAGPLEAAGAVAQGHEGRHLRFAVSDPGAVIVALGDLLRAGGGRLVDLRMRRPTLEDVYLEWMGESAPQGLGEEQNP, encoded by the coding sequence ATGCGCGGCTCAAAGAGCTCCTGGGATGAAGGCGGGGGCGTCGGCGTGCTGATCGAGATCGAGCAGCTCGTCAAGGAGTACGACGGCCAGCGGGCGCTCGCCGGCGTCGATCTCGCGATCGCTGCCGGCGGCACGGTGGGCCTCCTGGGACCGAACGGGGCCGGGAAGACCACGCTGGTCGAGATTCTCGAGGGGCTGCGCGAGCCGACATCCGGCCGGGCGACCGTCTTCGGCCTCGATCCCCGACGAGACGCGCGGGCCCTGCGCCTGAAGATCGGCGTGCAACTCCAGGCGACCGCCCTGCCTCAGGAGCTGCGGATCTCGGAAGTCCTGCGGCTCTACGCGGCGCTCTACCCGAGCACCCTGGCGCCCGCCGTGGTGCTCGAGCAGGTCGAGCTCATGGGCAAAGAGCGCGCGCTGGTGCGCACCCTTTCCGGTGGCGAACGCCAGCGCCTGGCGCTCGCCCTGGCGCTCCTGCACGACCCCGAGTTGCTGATTCTCGACGAACCGACGGCGGCGCTCGACCCGGTGGCCCGGCGCGGCGTGCACGCAATCGTCGAGCGTCTCGCGGCGGCGGGCAAGACCGTGCTGCTGACGACGCACTACATCGAAGAGGCCGAGAAGCTCTGCAAGAGGGTGATCCTCCTGCGTCGTGGAACGGTGGTCGCGGACGGCTCGCCGTTCGAGCTCATCGGCCGCGCCGCGGGGCTCTCGACGCTCTGGATCGAGATCGAGGGGCCGTTCGATGCCGGCCCGCTCGAAGCGGCGGGTGCCGTCGCACAGGGTCACGAGGGCCGCCACCTGCGGTTCGCGGTCAGCGATCCTGGAGCGGTGATCGTCGCCCTCGGCGACCTGCTGCGCGCCGGCGGCGGGAGGCTCGTCGACCTGCGAATGCGCCGACCGACGCTCGAAGACGTCTACCTCGAGTGGATGGGCGAGAGCGCTCCCCAGGGACTCGGCGAGGAGCAGAACCCATGA
- a CDS encoding ABC transporter permease, with amino-acid sequence MSVVRSSLALAWSYLVENSRSRPAIFWTLAFPQLFLFVFAFVFADGEPEKVAYMMPGLLTLTTITSAFFGYSMRLVAERERGALRRLRVTPTPAGAVVAGHMMHGMVNLSVSLLFQLALAKLIFRFPIEGSIGNLLVMLLAGELAFVPLGLFIGCIGRDTRSAPALTNLIVFPLMFLSGSAMPFFLLPAWVQSVGRLLPATYLNEGLQRVMIAGQPLAGLTGPIAVLLLFGALGLLLNSMLFRWESSDALPLGRLAIGLALLALTFGAVALWGPELSMATAPSL; translated from the coding sequence ATGAGCGTCGTCCGCAGCTCTCTGGCCCTCGCCTGGTCCTACCTGGTCGAAAACTCGCGCTCGCGGCCTGCGATCTTCTGGACGCTCGCCTTTCCGCAGCTCTTCCTCTTCGTATTCGCGTTCGTGTTCGCGGACGGTGAACCCGAGAAGGTCGCCTACATGATGCCCGGGCTGCTGACCCTGACCACGATCACCTCCGCCTTCTTCGGTTACTCGATGCGACTCGTCGCCGAACGCGAGCGCGGAGCGCTGCGCCGGCTGCGGGTCACGCCGACGCCCGCGGGAGCCGTCGTGGCCGGACACATGATGCACGGGATGGTGAATCTCTCGGTGTCGCTGCTGTTTCAGCTCGCGCTCGCCAAGCTCATTTTCCGCTTTCCGATCGAAGGCTCGATCGGAAACCTCCTGGTCATGCTTCTGGCCGGCGAGCTCGCTTTCGTGCCGCTCGGGCTGTTCATCGGCTGCATTGGGCGGGACACGCGGTCGGCGCCGGCGCTGACCAACCTGATCGTGTTCCCGCTGATGTTCCTCTCCGGGAGCGCCATGCCGTTCTTCCTGCTGCCGGCGTGGGTGCAGAGCGTGGGGAGACTCCTGCCGGCGACCTACCTCAACGAGGGGCTCCAGCGGGTGATGATCGCGGGCCAGCCGCTCGCAGGACTCACCGGTCCGATCGCCGTCCTCCTTCTTTTCGGAGCGCTTGGACTGCTGCTCAACTCGATGCTCTTCCGCTGGGAGTCCTCGGACGCCCTGCCGCTCGGGCGCCTGGCGATCGGCCTCGCTCTCCTCGCCCTGACGTTCGGCGCGGTCGCGCTGTGGGGCCCGGAGCTCTCCATGGCGACGGCTCCGAGCCTCTGA
- a CDS encoding AI-2E family transporter, producing the protein MPERSSLGALSPALGMAAGVVVVAGLKLGAPFLVPLAFSLFLAILAMPLLRWLVARRWPAFLAVLVTMLLLAAVLALFVLLFLGSVGELREVGPHYYAQLDERLSYTVDWWQAKGIAILDWVPLKWRQPQTLAELAGGTVKGLLHLLSQTTIVLLTLVFILFEALVVPRKLARLPAHLREPLLRFSAVSQELQRYLLIKTAMSALIAIVIGLWVALLGVDFPVLLALVAFVCHFIPNIGAVLAAAPAMLFAFIQYDLVQALVVGVGYLVVGTLLGNLAEPALLGRRLGMSTLVVFLSLLFWGWLWGPVGMLLSVPLTVTIKILLERSATWGWVAILLDSGDHPRAVSAQGDPLGAPSGPDDSSPKLGPGLPGA; encoded by the coding sequence GTGCCTGAACGTTCGAGCCTCGGGGCCCTCTCGCCGGCGCTGGGCATGGCCGCCGGCGTCGTCGTCGTGGCCGGGCTGAAGCTCGGCGCGCCGTTTCTCGTGCCGCTCGCCTTCTCGCTCTTCCTGGCCATCCTCGCCATGCCGCTGCTGCGCTGGCTGGTCGCGCGGCGCTGGCCGGCGTTTCTCGCCGTGCTGGTGACCATGCTCCTGCTGGCCGCAGTGCTGGCGCTCTTCGTTCTGCTCTTCCTCGGATCGGTCGGCGAACTGCGCGAAGTCGGGCCGCACTACTACGCGCAGCTCGACGAGCGCCTCTCCTACACCGTCGACTGGTGGCAGGCGAAGGGGATCGCGATCCTCGACTGGGTGCCGCTCAAGTGGCGCCAACCGCAGACGCTGGCCGAGCTCGCGGGCGGAACGGTCAAGGGGCTGCTGCACCTGCTTTCGCAGACGACGATCGTGCTCCTGACCCTGGTCTTCATCCTGTTCGAGGCGCTGGTCGTGCCGCGCAAACTGGCGCGCCTGCCGGCGCACCTGCGCGAGCCGCTGCTGCGTTTCAGCGCGGTCTCCCAGGAGCTCCAGCGCTACCTGCTCATCAAGACGGCGATGTCGGCGCTCATCGCCATCGTGATCGGGCTCTGGGTGGCTCTTCTCGGGGTCGACTTCCCGGTGCTTCTCGCCCTCGTCGCCTTCGTCTGCCACTTCATCCCCAACATCGGCGCGGTCCTGGCGGCGGCGCCCGCAATGCTCTTCGCCTTCATCCAGTACGACCTCGTCCAGGCGCTCGTCGTCGGGGTCGGCTACCTGGTGGTCGGGACCCTGCTCGGCAACCTCGCTGAGCCGGCGCTCCTCGGCCGCCGGCTCGGCATGTCGACCCTGGTGGTCTTCCTCTCGCTGCTCTTCTGGGGCTGGCTCTGGGGCCCTGTCGGGATGCTGCTCTCGGTGCCGCTCACCGTGACCATCAAGATCCTCCTGGAGCGCAGCGCCACCTGGGGTTGGGTTGCGATCCTCCTCGACTCGGGGGACCACCCCCGCGCGGTCAGCGCCCAGGGCGACCCTCTCGGAGCGCCGTCCGGCCCGGACGATTCGTCGCCGAAGCTCGGTCCGGGCTTGCCCGGCGCTTGA
- a CDS encoding SUF system Fe-S cluster assembly regulator, with translation MIRMTKQTDYGFVLLTRLAVEPGRAMNAPDLAGETKLPLPMVSKILKLLVRQGLLASHRGVKGGYALARPAAEIHAAEILRALEGAVALTVCIEGSPGECDREPFCTVRGPWQRINKAVFEALAGVTLAELAGETAPRLVQLGGALGRPGRGQDGFAGIGGQGSAGSQASPGSRIESH, from the coding sequence ATGATCCGGATGACCAAGCAGACCGACTACGGGTTCGTCCTGCTCACCCGGCTGGCCGTCGAGCCGGGGAGGGCGATGAACGCCCCCGATCTCGCGGGGGAGACGAAGCTGCCGTTGCCGATGGTGAGCAAGATCCTCAAGTTGTTGGTACGCCAGGGCCTGCTGGCTTCCCACCGGGGTGTCAAAGGGGGCTATGCGCTGGCCCGTCCGGCGGCCGAGATCCACGCCGCCGAGATCCTTCGCGCCCTCGAGGGCGCGGTGGCGCTCACGGTCTGCATCGAAGGCTCACCCGGCGAATGCGACCGGGAGCCTTTCTGCACCGTGCGTGGGCCCTGGCAGCGGATCAACAAGGCGGTCTTCGAGGCGCTGGCCGGCGTGACGCTCGCCGAGCTGGCGGGCGAGACGGCTCCCCGGCTCGTGCAGTTGGGTGGCGCGCTCGGCCGCCCCGGCCGCGGGCAGGACGGCTTCGCGGGTATCGGCGGCCAGGGCAGCGCGGGCAGCCAGGCAAGCCCGGGCAGCCGAATCGAATCGCATTGA
- the sufB gene encoding Fe-S cluster assembly protein SufB translates to MTTTDTQTIEQLATQEYKFGFITEIEQETLPPGLSEETVRKISAFKREPEWLLEWRLKAYRHWLTMTEPDWQNVHYPAIDYQSIIYYAAPKSTKDGPQTLADVDPELLKTYEKLGIPLHERAALAGVAVDAVFDSVSVATTFKAKLHDMGIIFCPFSEAVREHPELVKKYLGSVVPYSDNFFATLNSAVFSDGSFVFVPRGVKCPMELSTYFRINARNSGQFERTLIVAEEGATVSYLEGCTAPMRDENQLHAAVVELVALTDASIKYSTVQNWYPGDKEGKGGIFNFVTKRGKCEGARSKISWTQVETGSAITWKYPSVILKGDHSIGEFYSVAVTNNYQQADTGTKMIHIGKNTRSTIVSKGISAGHGQNTYRGQVKILAGADGARNFSQCDSMLIGEKCGAHTFPYIDVQNPSARMEHEASTSKIGEDQIFYCNSRGIETEDAVSMIVNGFCKEVFKELPMEFAVEAQKLLSVSLEGSVG, encoded by the coding sequence ATGACCACGACCGATACCCAGACCATCGAGCAGCTGGCGACCCAGGAGTACAAGTTCGGTTTCATCACCGAGATCGAACAGGAGACCCTGCCGCCCGGCCTTTCGGAAGAGACAGTGCGGAAGATCTCCGCTTTCAAGCGGGAGCCCGAGTGGCTCCTCGAGTGGCGCCTCAAGGCGTATCGTCACTGGCTCACCATGACCGAGCCTGACTGGCAGAATGTCCACTATCCGGCGATCGACTATCAGTCGATCATCTACTACGCGGCGCCGAAGTCGACCAAGGACGGGCCACAGACCCTCGCCGACGTCGATCCGGAGCTCCTCAAGACCTACGAGAAGCTGGGCATCCCGCTGCACGAGCGGGCGGCGCTCGCCGGCGTCGCGGTGGACGCGGTCTTCGACTCGGTTTCGGTCGCGACCACCTTCAAGGCGAAGTTGCACGACATGGGGATCATCTTCTGCCCGTTCTCCGAGGCGGTGCGCGAGCATCCCGAGCTGGTGAAGAAGTACCTGGGCTCGGTGGTTCCGTACTCCGACAACTTCTTCGCCACCCTGAACAGCGCCGTCTTCTCGGACGGCTCCTTCGTCTTCGTTCCCAGGGGCGTCAAGTGCCCGATGGAGCTCTCGACCTATTTCCGGATCAACGCCCGCAACTCCGGCCAGTTCGAGCGCACCCTGATCGTGGCGGAGGAGGGCGCGACGGTCTCCTATCTCGAGGGCTGCACGGCGCCGATGCGCGACGAGAACCAGCTCCATGCCGCGGTGGTCGAGCTCGTCGCCCTGACCGACGCGTCGATCAAGTACTCGACGGTGCAGAACTGGTATCCGGGAGACAAAGAGGGCAAGGGCGGCATCTTCAACTTCGTCACCAAGCGCGGCAAGTGCGAGGGGGCGCGTTCGAAGATCTCCTGGACCCAGGTCGAAACCGGCTCGGCGATCACCTGGAAGTACCCGTCGGTCATCCTCAAGGGCGACCACTCGATCGGCGAGTTCTACTCCGTGGCGGTGACCAACAACTACCAGCAGGCCGACACCGGCACCAAGATGATCCACATCGGCAAGAACACCCGTTCGACGATCGTCTCCAAGGGGATCTCCGCCGGCCACGGCCAGAACACCTACCGCGGCCAGGTGAAGATCCTCGCCGGCGCCGACGGTGCCAGGAACTTCTCGCAGTGCGACTCGATGCTCATCGGCGAGAAGTGCGGCGCCCACACCTTCCCGTACATCGACGTCCAGAACCCGAGCGCGCGCATGGAGCACGAGGCTTCGACCTCGAAGATCGGCGAAGACCAGATCTTCTACTGCAACAGCCGCGGCATCGAGACCGAGGACGCCGTCTCGATGATCGTCAACGGCTTCTGCAAGGAGGTCTTCAAGGAGCTGCCGATGGAGTTCGCGGTGGAAGCGCAGAAACTGTTGTCGGTGTCATTGGAAGGAAGCGTAGGCTGA
- the sufC gene encoding Fe-S cluster assembly ATPase SufC encodes MLEIQNLHANVEGREILRGIDLKVNPGEVHAIMGPNGSGKSTLAQVLAGRDAYDVTEGKVLLDGKDLLDMAPEERAREGVFLAFQYPVEIPGVSNTYFLKAAVNAVRKHRGQAEYDAFDFLKLVKQKVKLVGLDDSLLQRPVNEGFSGGEKKRNEIFHMAVLEPRLCILDETDSGLDIDALRIVSEGVNSLRSPERSFVVITHYQRLLEYIVPDFVHVLLDGRIVRSGGADLAHELEAKGYAWLEDEVAVGERA; translated from the coding sequence TTGCTAGAGATCCAGAATCTGCACGCCAACGTCGAAGGCCGCGAGATCCTGCGCGGCATCGACTTGAAGGTGAATCCGGGCGAAGTCCACGCCATCATGGGGCCCAACGGCTCCGGCAAGTCCACGCTCGCCCAGGTCCTCGCCGGCCGCGACGCCTACGATGTGACCGAGGGCAAGGTCCTCCTCGACGGCAAGGATCTCCTCGACATGGCGCCCGAAGAGCGCGCCCGCGAGGGCGTCTTCCTCGCCTTCCAGTACCCGGTCGAGATCCCCGGCGTCTCCAACACCTACTTCCTCAAGGCGGCGGTCAACGCGGTGCGCAAACACCGCGGCCAGGCCGAGTACGACGCCTTCGACTTCCTCAAGCTGGTCAAGCAGAAGGTCAAGCTCGTCGGGCTCGACGACTCACTCCTGCAGCGGCCGGTCAACGAGGGTTTCTCCGGCGGCGAGAAGAAGAGGAACGAGATCTTCCACATGGCGGTGCTCGAGCCGCGCCTGTGCATCCTCGACGAGACCGATTCGGGCCTCGACATCGACGCCCTGCGCATCGTCTCGGAGGGGGTCAACAGCCTGCGCTCCCCGGAGCGGTCGTTCGTGGTCATCACCCACTACCAGCGGCTGCTCGAGTACATCGTGCCGGACTTCGTGCATGTTCTGCTCGACGGACGCATCGTGCGCTCGGGCGGCGCGGACCTCGCGCACGAGCTCGAGGCGAAGGGCTACGCCTGGCTCGAGGACGAAGTCGCGGTCGGCGAGCGCGCCTGA